The window CGTTTCGGGCGTCAGCCGCGTCAGTACGGCCTCCCCTGCCCGTTCCCGCTCGACGAGACCACGGTCGGCCAGCGTCGAGAGGTGATAGGACACCGTTGAGGGCGCCCGGCCGGTTACCTCAGCGACCGCTCGAACGGACGCAGGCTCGGTTTCGGCGACGGCTTCGAGAACCGCGTTGGTCGGTTCGGCACTCGTCGCGGCCGCGATGTCGGCGTCCATCTCGGCCGGCGCGACGCGAAGGGCGCCGCCGACTTCGACGGCCTCGACGAGGCCGGCGTCCCGGAGCACGTCGACGTGGTACCTGACGGTCGATTTCGTCACGCCGACTGCATCGGCGAGCGCCGACAGCGTCGCCCCCGGCGACTCCCGAATCGCCTCGTACACCGCCGCTCGGGTGCGTTGGTTGAGGATACCCTCGGTGTCGGCTCGCAAGAGGCCGGATGAGACGACTACGGAGCGATAGCGGTCGATTTCGGGCAACTCGAAGCCCGTGGGAACGGTGAGGCTATTCCCCTCCTCGGGCGCGCTGGTGGTGGCGACGGCCGGCGGCGCGAACAGGCCGACGACGAGGAGGGCAACGAGGATGGCGACGAGCGGCCGGCGGTCCATACCGTCGTTCGGCGGGCGTCGGATGTATGCCTTTTCCTGCGCGTGTCGAAGAGGTTCGGGGGCAGTGAGGGGCGGAGCGTAGCGAGATACTCGACTGGGAGCGGCGAACGGCGTGAGCCGCGACCGAATCGGTCGACTCGCTACTCGTCGAAGAAGCCCTCGACGCCGTCGAGGTCGAGGACGAACTCGGGGCCGAAGGCCGCGGCGGGCGTCTCGAAGCCGACCGGCCCGTCGGCCAGCACGCGCTCGGCGGCCGTCGTCGCCGAATCGACCGTCAGCGCGTAGGTCTCGGGCGTCTTCACCCGCGAGGTTACGGTCGTCTCGCCGTCGGTCGCCTCGCCCCAGACGTAGCAGGCACCTTCCTCGCGCTGGCGCTCGCTGGGGCCATCGACGAACGTCTTCGCGAGCGTCTGGAGCGTCTTCTTGACCGGCGGGAGGCCGAGAACGGGCGCGGTAAACCGACTGAGTTTCATGCTCGACCCGACCAGCGGTGGGACGGCGGTGAATACTTCGATGTTCTCGATGCCGGTGGTGTAGTAGGCTGTCGAGACGTCGCCCCAGGGGATAGTGACGGCGTTGCGCTTCCCGCGGCCGAAATCGATTTGCCGGCGCTCGTGGGCGGTCGGCACGTCGACGATGCGGCCATCGCGGCGAACCTTCCCGCCCTCGTCCATGTGTTCGATGACCGAGGCGAGGGTCCCCTTCGAGATGGTTCCCGACGGGTCGAAGCCGAGTCGGAGTTCGTCGGCCTCGGGCAGGCGGTCGTGGAGGTGGCCCGCCAGACAGTCGGTCGGCACCACGTCGAAACCGACGCCGGGAAGCAGGCAGATGCCGGCTTTCTCGGCCTCGCGGTCGCGTTCGGCGATGGCCTCGAAGACCGACAGTTCGCCCGTGATGTCGAGGTAGTGGGTGCCGGTCTCCAGACACGCCTCCACGAGCGGTTCGTAGGTCTCGACGAACGGGCCCGCGCAGTTTAGCAGGACTTCGACGTCGTCGAGATGCTCGTCGGCCTCATCGACCTCGAAACTACGGCCCGGCACGTCGAGGCGGGCGGCGAGGTGGTCGGTTCGGACCTCGTCACGGCCGGCGACGACGGTATCGACGCCGCGGTCGACGGCTTCCTCGGCGATGAGTTCCCCGGTGTATCCGTAGGCGCCGTAAATCAGCAGGGACATATCGACGTCCTCGCCCGGCGTCATCAAAAACCCATACCTCGGTTGATGGGTGGCGCCCCGGGACGAAAGTATATGTCGACCACGGTGGTTACTTTAGTAAAATGACGCTTCGTGCAGTCCACGTCGCCAGCGGCGAGGTCGGGTTGGGTGGCGGCCGTATCGATGCCGAGCGGGTCGATTCGTCCCGCGAGGTGCTCCGGCGCCTCGACGCGGGCGATGTCGACTGTATCGTCAGCGGCTACGACCTCGATAGTGCCGGTAGACGGGGGGAGACGGGCCTCGACGTGCTTCAGGCCGTCCGCGAGCGAAACGAGTCCGTCCCGTTTCTGCTGTATACCGACCGAACCGACGGCGACGTGGCTATCGAGGCGACGCGGCACGGCGTGACCGAGTACGTTTCGCTGGAACGGTTACGGCGCGACGACATGACCCTCGGCGACCGGGTTCGCGCCCTGGCCGACAAGCGGGAGTCGCCGGCGCTGCCGTACGACCGAAACGCCATCGCGGAACTCACCCACATCGCCGCCAGCGACGACGCGACCTTCGAGGACAAGGTGGACGAACTGCTCGACCTCGGGCGGGATTTCCTCGATCTGGATATCGGCTTCATCTCCCAAATCGAAGACGAGACCCACACGATTACCCACGTCCGGGGAAACGAGGACCTCGCCGAACAGGGCCCGGTCGACCTTTCGACGACCTACTGCCATTACACCGTCCAGTCGGAGAGCCTCTTCGGCGTCCGCGACGCTGAGGCCGAGGGCTGGAGCGGCAACCCCGTCTACGAGCAGTCGGGCCTCAGTTGCTATCTCGGCGGGCGCATAACCATCGGCAACGAACTCTACGGGACGCTCTGTTTCGCCGACGAAGACCCGCGTGCGCTGGCGTTTACGGACGTCGAGCGGACGTTCATCGAACTGCTGGTCGAGTGGCTCGGCCACGAAATCGCCCGCGAAAAGCGGGAGGCGTCGCTCCGCCGATATAAGGCCATCCACGAGACGGTCCGCCAGATGGTCTTCGTCATCGGCGAGGAGGCGACAATCGAGTTGCTCACCGAACCGCTGGCCGAACGGTTCGGCTACGACCGCGAGGAACTGCGCGGGAAGTCCGCCACGGCCTTGCTCGACGCCGACGCGGTGCAGGCGGGCTACGAGGCCCTCGACGAACTCCGGTCCGAACCCGGCGAATCGAGCCGAATCATCAAAACGGAGTTGCTGACGGCGGACGGCGATGCCGTCCCCGTCGATATCGAACTGTCGTTGCTCTCCCAGTCGACGGACTATCGCGGCCTCGTGGGCGTCATCCACGACCGGTCGGACCTCGCGGAGACGAAAGCCGAACTCGCCGCCGAACGCGACCGGTTCCGCTATCTCTTCGAGCACATCCCGGACCCCGTCGTCATCACGGAATCCAGCGACGGCGGCGACGTTATCCGGGCGGTCAATCCGGCCTTCGAGTCGGTGTTCGGCTACTCGGAACCGGCGGCGATAGACCGGCGTGTCACCGACCTCATCGTTCCCGAGGAGGCCCACGAGGAGAGCCTGAACCTCGGCGCCGAAATCCGACACGAGGGATCGGTCGTCACCGAAGTACGGCGCAACACCACCGACGGATATCGACGGTTCCTCCTCCGCGGGTTCGAATACCAGACGGGCGAGGGCGACCGCGCGTTCACCATCTACACCGATATCACCGAACGCGCCGAGCGCGAACAGTACCTGAAGGTCGTCAATCGCATCCTCCGGCACAATCTCCGCAACGACCTCAGCATCATCATCGGGTTCGCGGACGTCCTCGCGGACGACCTCGAAGACGAGGTGCTGGCGGAACGCGCCGAAACCATCGAATCGACGGCGACGTCCCTCTCGGAGTTGGCCGAGAAGGCAAACGAGATGGCCCGTATCGTCGGCCAGCGGTCGACGACCACCAGTCACGGCATCGACCTCGTCGACCTCGTCGAGGACGTTCGGACCGACGCCGCCACGGCCCACGCGAACGCCGACATCGTCTCTACTCTCTCCGGGGAGTGTCACGTCCGGGCCGATTCGACGCTCGCTCGCGTCCTTCGCGAACTGGTCGATAACGCCGTCACCTACGCCGACGCCGAGACCCCACGTGTCGAGTTCGACCTTCGACCGAGTGCGAGTTCCGAGAAGTACGTCACCCTCGCGGTCAGCGACAACGGCCCCGGGATTCCGGCCCCCGACCGCGAGCGCGTCCTCGGCGAGCGGGAGATAACGCAACTCGACCACGCACAGGGCATCGGTCTGTGGCTGGTCAAATGGCTCACCGAATCCTACGGCGGCGACCTCAGTTTCGACGTCGACGAGGACGGCACCACGGTCCTCCTTACGTTACCCAGACACGACGGCGACGAGGATGCCGCTCCGGATTCGGCCTGACCCTTATCAGGGACCGCCGCGCAGGGACGGGCATGCCCGAACGCGACATCGTCGTCCCGAGCGGTATGGACGGCATCGACGATATCGCCGCGATGGCGACCCACGCCGAAGACCACGGTTATGACCGCATCTCGCTGCCCGAGGTGACCGGCCGCGACGGCGTGACGCTGTTGGCGATTCTCGCCGACCGGACCGACGACATCGGCCTCTCGAACGACGTCTTCTCGCCGTGGGGTCGTTCGCCCGCGGTTCTCGGACAGACCGGCGTCACCCTTCAGGAGGCCAGCGACGGCCGCTATCGGATGGGACTGGGCGCCTCCTCGCCCGATTTGACCGAGAAGTGGCACCTCGCGGAGTTCGACCGGCCGCTCCGCAGGCTTCGGGAGACGGTCGAACTAGTCAAGCAGGTCACGAGCGGCGAGCGGGTCGACTACGACGGCGAGTTCTTCGACGGCGGCGGCCTCCAGTTACGCGGCGTCGACTCCGCAGAGGTCCCCGTCGACGTCGCCGCCCTCGGCCCGAAGGCCGTCGAGTTGGCCGGTCGCTTCGCCGATGGGTGGGTGCCGCAACTGTTCACCCCCGAGGCTCTCGAAGACCGCCTTTCGGACTTCCGCCGCGGCGCCGAGTTGGGCGACCGCGACCCCGCTGACCTTCGGGTGGCCGTCACCGTCCGCTCGTGCGTGCTCGACGACCCCGAACGCGCACGCGACGTGGCACGCCGGCAACTCGCCTTCATGATCGGCGCTTACGGGCCTTACTACCGCCAATCCATCGCCGAACAGGGCTTTGCGGATGCCACGGAGACGATTCATGACGCATGGACCGACGGCGACCGCATCGAGGCCATCGATGCCGTCACCGACGGGATGGTCGACCGGTTGGTCGCCGTCGGGACGCGGGAAACCGCCGAGGAGCGTCTCCGATGCTACGAGGACATCGACGGCGTCGACGCGGTTCGTCTCGGCTTCTTCGGGGAGATGACCGACGACGAGCGTCGGCGAACGACCGAGGCGCTGGCGCCGGCCCCGTAACTACCCGTCGGCCAACTCAGCCGCGAGGCTGCGGGCCCGTTCGACGTGTTCGTCGGCTTCCTCGTTGCCTGTCTCTTCGACTTCCTCCAGCAACTCCAGAACGACAGCAGCGCGTTCGGCCTGCACGTCCGGGTCGGCCGTACGGAGGTCACCAGCGACGGCTTCGGCCTCGCCGAGGAGCCTGCTCGCGGTCCGTTCGACGGGGAGTTCAGCGGTCGCCGACAGGTGTTCGTGAAGTCGGTCGGCGTCGCTCATAGTCGGGCCTCCGCGCGGTCGATGTCGGCGTCGGTGTTGACGTTGACGCGCCACCCGTCCAGTCGAACGGTCTCGACGCGGCCGCCGTGGTCGAGCAGCCACCCGATTGCGTCGGGAAGTTCGAACTCGCCGCGCCCGGAGGGGGCGATGGCACGGCACGCCTCGAAAACGCGCGGCGAGAAGGCGAAACAGCCGGTCGTCGCCAGCGTCGTCGGTGGGTCCTCGGGTTTCTCGACGAGGCCGACCACATCGCCGTTCTCGATGCGAACCACGCCGCCGCGTTTCGCACGCTCCCGGGAGACGTCGTCGACGAGGAGTGTCGCATCGGCGTCGCTCCCTCGATGGGTGCGGACTACGTCTCCCAGATTGCCATGCAGAACGTTATCGCCGTTCAGTTGGAGGAAGTCGCCATCGATGGCCGATTCGGCCTGTCTGACCGCGTGTGCGAGGCCGCGCTGGTCGGACTGTTCGACGTAGGTTATCGGTTGGCCGTCGTAGGCGTCGCCGTAGTGGTCACGAATCCGGTCGCCGAGGTAGCCGACCACGACGACGTAGCCGTCGACGTGTGGCGCCAGCGTCTCGAAGACGTGTGTGAGAAGCGGTTCGCCGTCGACGCGGACGAGTGCCTTCGGTCGGTCGTCGGTGAGCGGTCGGAGTCGGGTACCGCGGCCGGCGGCGGGGACCACGCCATGCATGGGTGGGGCTTCATCGCCGCCGAACAAACCGTTGTCCGTCCGAGCGTTAGGCGTCGGTGACGAGGAACGTGCGGCCGCCGCGTCGCTCGAAGTAGATGTCGCCTGCTTCCCGGGCGTACCGGCGGACGCGAGCGGTTTCGAGGTCGCTGACTTCGATAACGCCGTTGTGGGTCGGCTCGCTCGTTCGGGTTCCTGCTGACATACGAACGGCTACGCTACGGATTCATAAAGGAGCGAGCCACCCCCGGAGTGAAAGTGAAAGTAACGGACGGC of the Natronomonas halophila genome contains:
- a CDS encoding TIGR04024 family LLM class F420-dependent oxidoreductase, with amino-acid sequence MPERDIVVPSGMDGIDDIAAMATHAEDHGYDRISLPEVTGRDGVTLLAILADRTDDIGLSNDVFSPWGRSPAVLGQTGVTLQEASDGRYRMGLGASSPDLTEKWHLAEFDRPLRRLRETVELVKQVTSGERVDYDGEFFDGGGLQLRGVDSAEVPVDVAALGPKAVELAGRFADGWVPQLFTPEALEDRLSDFRRGAELGDRDPADLRVAVTVRSCVLDDPERARDVARRQLAFMIGAYGPYYRQSIAEQGFADATETIHDAWTDGDRIEAIDAVTDGMVDRLVAVGTRETAEERLRCYEDIDGVDAVRLGFFGEMTDDERRRTTEALAPAP
- a CDS encoding PAS domain S-box protein; protein product: MTLRAVHVASGEVGLGGGRIDAERVDSSREVLRRLDAGDVDCIVSGYDLDSAGRRGETGLDVLQAVRERNESVPFLLYTDRTDGDVAIEATRHGVTEYVSLERLRRDDMTLGDRVRALADKRESPALPYDRNAIAELTHIAASDDATFEDKVDELLDLGRDFLDLDIGFISQIEDETHTITHVRGNEDLAEQGPVDLSTTYCHYTVQSESLFGVRDAEAEGWSGNPVYEQSGLSCYLGGRITIGNELYGTLCFADEDPRALAFTDVERTFIELLVEWLGHEIAREKREASLRRYKAIHETVRQMVFVIGEEATIELLTEPLAERFGYDREELRGKSATALLDADAVQAGYEALDELRSEPGESSRIIKTELLTADGDAVPVDIELSLLSQSTDYRGLVGVIHDRSDLAETKAELAAERDRFRYLFEHIPDPVVITESSDGGDVIRAVNPAFESVFGYSEPAAIDRRVTDLIVPEEAHEESLNLGAEIRHEGSVVTEVRRNTTDGYRRFLLRGFEYQTGEGDRAFTIYTDITERAEREQYLKVVNRILRHNLRNDLSIIIGFADVLADDLEDEVLAERAETIESTATSLSELAEKANEMARIVGQRSTTTSHGIDLVDLVEDVRTDAATAHANADIVSTLSGECHVRADSTLARVLRELVDNAVTYADAETPRVEFDLRPSASSEKYVTLAVSDNGPGIPAPDRERVLGEREITQLDHAQGIGLWLVKWLTESYGGDLSFDVDEDGTTVLLTLPRHDGDEDAAPDSA
- a CDS encoding sugar phosphate nucleotidyltransferase, whose protein sequence is MHGVVPAAGRGTRLRPLTDDRPKALVRVDGEPLLTHVFETLAPHVDGYVVVVGYLGDRIRDHYGDAYDGQPITYVEQSDQRGLAHAVRQAESAIDGDFLQLNGDNVLHGNLGDVVRTHRGSDADATLLVDDVSRERAKRGGVVRIENGDVVGLVEKPEDPPTTLATTGCFAFSPRVFEACRAIAPSGRGEFELPDAIGWLLDHGGRVETVRLDGWRVNVNTDADIDRAEARL
- a CDS encoding winged helix-turn-helix transcriptional regulator is translated as MDRRPLVAILVALLVVGLFAPPAVATTSAPEEGNSLTVPTGFELPEIDRYRSVVVSSGLLRADTEGILNQRTRAAVYEAIRESPGATLSALADAVGVTKSTVRYHVDVLRDAGLVEAVEVGGALRVAPAEMDADIAAATSAEPTNAVLEAVAETEPASVRAVAEVTGRAPSTVSYHLSTLADRGLVERERAGEAVLTRLTPETRDALSSPVVAADD
- a CDS encoding saccharopine dehydrogenase family protein, whose translation is MTPGEDVDMSLLIYGAYGYTGELIAEEAVDRGVDTVVAGRDEVRTDHLAARLDVPGRSFEVDEADEHLDDVEVLLNCAGPFVETYEPLVEACLETGTHYLDITGELSVFEAIAERDREAEKAGICLLPGVGFDVVPTDCLAGHLHDRLPEADELRLGFDPSGTISKGTLASVIEHMDEGGKVRRDGRIVDVPTAHERRQIDFGRGKRNAVTIPWGDVSTAYYTTGIENIEVFTAVPPLVGSSMKLSRFTAPVLGLPPVKKTLQTLAKTFVDGPSERQREEGACYVWGEATDGETTVTSRVKTPETYALTVDSATTAAERVLADGPVGFETPAAAFGPEFVLDLDGVEGFFDE